CACACTGGAGTTCCAGCTCTAGAGCCGACCTGACAGTAACATAGAAACAGATCAACAAATAGCATGAAatcacaaacatatgttttatttgaccAGATTGAACCATTTTCTGATTTGATTATTAGCTGAAAGGGATGTTGGCAacaatgtttttgtaaatataaacacaaagacTAACCATCTTTTGTTGACTCTTCTTGCCTAAAACAACATTACTGATAGGATATATACAATAATGTGTAAGAAGGGGTTTGATGTCCCATTACTACTGAGttaatacagaatataaaatgcTAATCAGATGATTTATtatatacttatacttatatGCTTAATTTCATGATCTATACATTCTCTGACTTTGTCATCtttcaaatgtacagtaagtggACTTACAGTGCCAAGCTATCATTGTGGACATCATCTGCAATACCAGACACCTCCTGTTCAGCCTCCTTCTTTCGTGTCAACAGCTGGTTTTTGAGCTGCTGGACTCTGGAGCGAGTGTGGGCCAGTTCCAATAAACTCTGCTCCACCTCTTCCCAAGCAGCCTGGAACAACACATGCATAGTGCCATGAATAAAAAGGTATTAATCATTTGGAatggaaaaagataaagaaaacagtACTACTACACAACTACTCAATGCCCTTTCAATGCTACTAGACAATTCAGAACTACTGCACTTGCATACTTGATGacatatttgtttaaaaatgcgCAACAGATGATGATAGATGACAATATCTGGGACAAAATGCTGATGTTTCCTTCCCAAATCTCAATCTGTAATACATGTACAGAGTTACAGTATAATATTCACTGTATGTGGGGATGTAATAAAGGATATTCAGAAAGGAAGTAAGCACAAATATTGGTTAAGCTATAGGGAAACTGTTTGGAAGTGTATTTCACTCTTTGAAACAACACTAAGATGTTTTCTGATCACTTTTAATGTTTGCAAGAAAAGTCATCCTGGTAAAATGGGTTCCATGTGGAAACCTCTGATTTCTAAAGTTGTTACTCTGAAAAAGCCAATTCTGGGGATTAATATAATATGGTATCAAGTTGTTGAAGACCAAACAACAGGACATTTGCAATAACAGACATATTATAATTAtgtaattacattattatatcaTGTGTCAGTTTTACATTGTAAGTGCTCcgttctttctgttttattttctgttgaacTTCAACAGAAAACCTATTTTTAAAAGGAATATTCACcagaacaaatataaacatattttttcttgctatAAACTTCCTGAATAttatgtgtgttcatgtagcACCTGTAAGAGGGTTTTAACTGGTGTCAAATCATTATCCTCTTCTGCTGACATGTCCAGAAGGTGATTGCTTTCATAGCGGTACCtgcaattaaaatgccagataAATACCCTAACACTAAAAGCTTTGGGGTTTTAATTgtcttaaatgtaaataaaacattgtaaaaatgacaaagcCATACCGTAAAGCTGTCACATCCCGTGTCACATCCAGAGAAGCCAGTTTGTCCTCTAGTTCCTTCTGCTCTCTTGAAGCTAAATACTGTAATGCTGAGAGGATGTGGTTTGGAGGATAACCACCCAACATGTTCTGATGACATGGTAAGTAATCAGTTAACATGTTAATTCATAGTGAAAGTTAAAAATGGTAAATAGACACCAGAACCCAACCAAAATATTTAGTGAAATTTCATCTAATTACACAAACCTCCACAGCACTCAACCAGTACTGAAACATAGCAGTCCTCTGTTCACGACTCATACTGagaggtaaaaagaaaaaagcaattAGTTCAAGAAATATGACACTGGCAAATTTCTGAAAAACAGTTTGTGAATAGTTGATTTGTCAAACAGTGAGCCCACTGTAGTCCTTACTGTTTGGATGCAGTGTTTGCGGTTTTCAATTCACTTTCTTGTAAAGACTGATAGAAGTGGACCCTGTCGTCACACAGTTCTCTCACTTCACGCTGatcagaaaaaataacaaaccaaATTATTTCATTGGTTTCTTTTATGATTATTCGATGTGTGGTTATTTGAATTTCCTACCAGGACTTGAGCCTCCGCTGTAGCTTTGGAGTTGAAGCTGTCACCATCACTGCTGTCAGAAGGCTTATCATCAAACAGCACTTCAATCTCTGCTTTTCTACGATACATAATACAGGACTGAAGTTCAAAACAACTGCTACATCATTACTAAGCGCTCTAAATTTACAAAAATCGATTTCACTTCAGCTTTAACATTTCTGGTTTACCTGGCCATCTGTTCCAGAGCTTGGCAGTGCTCATTGATCTCCTCTGTGTCATCAGATAGCACCTTGCGGCCCAAGATACAGCGTTTCCTGAAAGCCTGTAGAAGCAGCTCTCGACGCTGGCTGTCCTCAACCTGGGCCCAGGTATTGCTAATTGACTGCTCTGTGATGTGTGGAAATAACTAACGTAAGACTTTACTAGAAATACTTGATGTACtattaaaaaagcaaatggCAGTTATAATCTGGCTTTAAGCTTTATGACCCCAACAAAGGCAAAAGGAATAAAAGGGTcataataaaaatttaaaatcaaaacctATAACATCAGAATTTTACATGCAGTAGCAGAAGTACTATCACTTAATAGTATCTGATAGTATTGATATGGTCCAAATAACTAACCTTGCGTGGCCAGTTGTTCCTCTGTTCCACTGATCTGAGAATCCAGGTGACTGATTTCAGCTCTAAGCTGCTCAATCTTTCTCTGAAGCTCCCTCTGCTTTGCAGCCTCACTCTGGCCTTCAGCCTGCTTCAACTGAGTATTAAAAAATAccaagaaatttaaaaaaaacataattaaatcaGTGGTTTTCTTATCAAAATCAGATATTCCTTTTTATTCCTACCTCTTTGTCTTGAAGAACCTTGTACCTTGAAAGTAAGAAGGTCAAGGAAATTACCGGACAAATGTAGTGTAACAGACAATGGTCTAGTGGCTAGTGGAATTCAGTGTTTAAACAGTGTGGTAGAACATCAAtacaatgttttctttcctgGTCTCTGCTACCCTCCCTCCACCACAGGTTCTCTCTACccttgacacagacacagccactgACAAATTATGCACCGTACTGTCAACCTGTATAGTCTCTGCCCTCTGTCTTCACGGCCTGCTCGTACATTATCATCATCAGAGTACTACCAGGACAAACTTAGCAGCACAACTGAAACCAGGAAGTTTTTTGTTTCCACTTTCAAGTCACTCCTCcgcccacctccacctctcttaCTGCTGATAACTTTGCCACCTTTTTTACAAACTACAtagcagccatcagctcccagttcttTTCATCAAACAGAGACATAATACAAACTGTATCTAACAGCACATTGCTCACCTCCTTTGCCACTCTCACCAAGGATAAtgcatccaccctcctcctctcaaaccATCCTACCCCCTCCCTGCTCCTTCAAACAACTGCATGcatgcatccacacacacacacacacacacacacaaacttgcaCCTATACCCCATGTAAATGAAgcagctcttcctagagcactttataGTTCCTCTCACTTGTACCTCACCCCATCTTCACTCAGGTTTAGAAAGGATACCACTGGAGATTGCCAAGCATGATCCTCACATTcctggaagaagaaagaaacagtcaAAGACCTGTAATGCATTAATTCTCACTCAACCAGTGCActggttttttgttttgaactAACGTGACTAGAAATGAGTTAGTGGTCAATACGTTACAGAACAGGAAGTCGCTGTAAGAGACTAACCTCTGCTGAAAAACGTGTTGGATGATGTATTTCCATATCGACTTCCCTGTCCCAACACAaaggctgaaaaacaaatcagcattAACGTTGAGCTAGTTTAACTAGCTGAGAGGACCTGTGGGTTTGTGCATAGTAGAAAAAGTACAGACAAACTAACCAATACCCACGTTTTAAAATAGCTGTCATTCGGCAGACTGTCCGGGGGAAGATTGAACTCCTCTGTCGCCCAACGTTTCAACTCCTGAACAAGATTTCTGTCCGCCATCCTGCCAGACGACAACTAGTAGCTAACGAGCTAGCAACAACAAGAAGCGGTGTTAGCTAGCGTTAACGTCAGAtaggttttttttaaatcgtTGACAACATTTAGATAGATACAGTCATTTAACTTACTTTGCTTTAGTAGAAGATGTGTcttaattttaaaacacatacattaaCTTAATAATAGCTTATTTTTGTTGTCAATAAAAACTCAAACTTTCAACTTCCCGCCAGATGACGCTACTTCCGGTCAGTATATCCGTTGCGGTGGCGCCGCCACTGGTCGTTCGTTAGTACTACACCATGTTAAAATGTGGAGGTAAACACGCTGCAGCCGGACAACACGATTAAATAAGAAGCACAAATACAAATcatttctttgacattttaatgcagcaatataaaatgtaatgtagatCTAACATGTACAAATAATGCAACTTTCTTTCCACAG
This genomic window from Anabas testudineus chromosome 4, fAnaTes1.2, whole genome shotgun sequence contains:
- the haus5 gene encoding HAUS augmin-like complex subunit 5 gives rise to the protein MADRNLVQELKRWATEEFNLPPDSLPNDSYFKTLCVGTGKSIWKYIIQHVFQQRNVRIMLGNLQWYKVLQDKELKQAEGQSEAAKQRELQRKIEQLRAEISHLDSQISGTEEQLATQEQSISNTWAQVEDSQRRELLLQAFRKRCILGRKVLSDDTEEINEHCQALEQMARKAEIEVLFDDKPSDSSDGDSFNSKATAEAQVLREVRELCDDRVHFYQSLQESELKTANTASKHMSREQRTAMFQYWLSAVENMLGGYPPNHILSALQYLASREQKELEDKLASLDVTRDVTALRYRYESNHLLDMSAEEDNDLTPVKTLLQAAWEEVEQSLLELAHTRSRVQQLKNQLLTRKKEAEQEVSGIADDVHNDSLALSALELELQCVMQAAARDHIRDWCIKLDQHARSRQEALRNLRSQWQSILDFRQLVVLRQEQIRGLIKGNSTAKTDLIRLHRELQEFVQGQLAPQFEDVTCAAGSLRNSISKEAKQLATVSLHALDRRMVEGMQRIPAAWLSIHRLQSLTFSCLCQNLAFPLYRAPEELCSQARSQKLELRFLRQLLQLHSATLMKIQKEAEHLYASDQKALLARVMEEDQKLLKSLVPRVRGLTQRCAQGLTYGDQVKSAISYWWDRPAQHVLPELTKGGLTFQQWLQRWRLAAKAS